The Bacteroidota bacterium genome includes a region encoding these proteins:
- a CDS encoding DUF4143 domain-containing protein translates to MNNTINLVIETDLPSIFHIDYYSVQKIRRLLSILARIAPYKPNIQKLAEQTGTSRDTLLKYLFYLEKAKIVKWLGKDSMGINYLNK, encoded by the coding sequence GTGAATAATACCATAAACCTGGTCATTGAAACGGATCTCCCCTCTATTTTCCATATTGATTACTATTCCGTGCAAAAAATCAGACGGCTTCTTTCCATCCTTGCACGAATTGCACCGTATAAACCCAATATCCAAAAGCTTGCAGAACAAACCGGCACCAGCCGTGATACATTGCTAAAGTATTTGTTCTATTTAGAAAAGGCGAAAATTGTTAAATGGCTGGGAAAGGATTCAATGGGGATCAACTATTTGAACAAATAG